AGGTATCATCGGACTTGGTCTTATGGGTGGCTCACTTGGTCTTGCACTAAAAGATGAAAAATTAATCTCTTGTGTTAGTGGATATGACAAAGATGAAAATCATAGCAAAAAGGCCTTAGAGCTTGGCTTGGTGCATGAAATTTTAAGCATTGACGAGATGAAAAAGAAGTGTGACATCATCTTTTTGGCTGTGCCAGTCGAGGCTATCGTGAGCATCGTGCAAAATTTAACTGATATCAACGAAGATACAACTATCATTGATTTTGGCTCAACTAAACAAAAGATCATCGAGGCAGTACCAGAAAAAATTCGTAAAAATTTCATCCCAGCTCATCCAATGGCAGGTACTGAGTATTCTGGTCCAGAGGCTGCTTTTAAATCACTTTACACAGGAGCAACTGTTATCGTTTGTGACTTTGCAGAAAGCGCAGAAAAACATGTAAAAAGAAGCGTTGAGCTATTTTCTTGCCTTGGTATGAAGATCATTTTTATGAGTGCGAAAGA
This window of the Campylobacter concisus genome carries:
- a CDS encoding prephenate dehydrogenase; protein product: MKIGIIGLGLMGGSLGLALKDEKLISCVSGYDKDENHSKKALELGLVHEILSIDEMKKKCDIIFLAVPVEAIVSIVQNLTDINEDTTIIDFGSTKQKIIEAVPEKIRKNFIPAHPMAGTEYSGPEAAFKSLYTGATVIVCDFAESAEKHVKRSVELFSCLGMKIIFMSAKEHDHHVGLISHLPHAIAFSLASGILKEEDKRHIVALGGPTFKGMIRVAKSSPFMWSDIFKQNKNNVVEAINMFEKELNLCKDLIKDERWDELFAWMSDARAVREIL